One Edaphobacter flagellatus genomic region harbors:
- a CDS encoding FKBP-type peptidyl-prolyl cis-trans isomerase: protein MTHRLSLALVLIAATAAAQTTTTTPQRKTTTARRSTAAKPAANAPAANPADNPPNIPKVEGTPKNLYALRYIDIEVGTGPLAETRKFYTVHYTGWLTDGTKFDSSHDHPGGEPIVFPYGGRRVIPGWDTGFEGMHIGGKRRLYIPYQLAYGESGRPPVIPAKADLIFDVELVAQSDTPPEPKAAPAQETKPTEPAKPAEPSQPATAPKPQTPPAPQSN from the coding sequence ATGACACATCGACTTTCTCTCGCCCTTGTGCTGATCGCCGCAACTGCTGCCGCACAGACCACAACGACAACCCCACAACGAAAGACCACTACTGCCCGCCGCTCTACCGCAGCAAAACCGGCTGCTAACGCGCCTGCGGCAAACCCAGCCGACAATCCTCCTAACATACCTAAGGTTGAAGGCACCCCCAAAAATCTCTATGCTCTGCGCTACATCGACATTGAAGTAGGCACTGGTCCCCTCGCGGAGACGCGCAAGTTCTATACGGTCCATTACACCGGCTGGCTTACCGATGGAACGAAGTTCGACTCCTCTCATGATCATCCTGGTGGCGAACCTATTGTCTTCCCCTACGGTGGACGCAGAGTAATCCCTGGCTGGGACACCGGCTTCGAAGGCATGCACATCGGCGGCAAGCGTCGTCTCTATATTCCCTACCAGCTTGCCTACGGCGAAAGCGGCAGACCTCCCGTCATTCCCGCCAAGGCCGACCTGATCTTTGATGTCGAGCTGGTCGCTCAGTCCGACACACCGCCTGAGCCAAAGGCAGCCCCGGCTCAGGAGACCAAGCCTACGGAGCCTGCGAAGCCCGCCGAGCCGAGCCAACCCGCGACCGCTCCAAAGCCACAGACGCCGCCTGCCCCGCAGTCGAACTAA
- a CDS encoding PadR family transcriptional regulator, producing MGDKTDVWQGTLALMVLKTLETLGPLHGYGIARRIEQTSGDLLSLNYGTLYPALLRLEQEGAIESEWGLSENNRKAKFYSLTRTGRRQLAHEARSWEQTTAILARFLAATGEPS from the coding sequence ATGGGCGATAAGACGGACGTTTGGCAAGGCACCCTGGCCCTTATGGTTCTAAAAACTCTTGAGACCCTGGGGCCACTGCACGGTTATGGCATCGCACGGCGCATTGAGCAAACCAGCGGCGACCTGCTCTCGCTGAATTACGGTACGCTCTACCCTGCTCTGCTTCGGCTTGAGCAGGAGGGCGCCATCGAGTCCGAATGGGGTCTATCTGAAAACAATCGTAAGGCGAAGTTCTACTCTCTGACCCGCACAGGCCGCCGCCAGCTTGCTCACGAGGCGCGCAGCTGGGAACAGACAACCGCCATCCTCGCCCGCTTTCTTGCGGCAACAGGAGAACCATCATGA
- a CDS encoding ABC transporter permease, whose protein sequence is MKRIRAWFLRITGIVPKQHQEQDFSDELASHLQMHIEDNLRAGMTAEQARREAYSKLGGVEHTKQAHREGRTIPFIDGVLQDLHYALRQLQRNPGFTVTAMLMLSLGIGASVAIFAFVDAALLKPLPYADPTRLVDVAERGASFSRSNLSYQDYEDWKRLNKSFSSLDVYSGGGYLYRTSSGVEPVPAARVSDGFFRTLGIHPMLGRDFYSGEDQQNAAATVILAYNTWIQRFGGRKDVVGQIISLDGVPTTVIGVLPPDFHFAPRGAAEFWTTTHQHNGCEKRRSCHNLFAVARLKDGVSVQAALMDVTAIAKQLEIQYPGSNRDQGAFVQPLSDLIVQDIRPILLTLLAGSALLLLIACINVSSLLLVRSEGRRREFAVRGALGAAPIRLIRQFITEGLVLVAAGTVVGLAAGYSLIRLLLSLFSKDMLSSMPYLSHLGFTPHILGFTLIIALLAAGIFSATPALRLPTTAMREALNDGDRGSAGTLWRRFGANLVVLELAIAVVLLVGAGLLGKSFYRLLHVDLAFDPNNLATLFVSLPATTYNKDELIVTATHKIIDQVSTFPGVTSVAITSVLPVSGNGNTDWIRVIGHPFHGEHNEVNEREISPDYFKTIHAQLLRGRFLTQQDDATRPRVTVINKAFADRYFPGEDPIGKKYGGGDLAPDSVKEIVGIVDNIRESALNEDIWPAEYKAHNQDADAFFALVVRTSGDAKSILPSLSAAVHQVDPGIGTLNELTMQQRIDDSQTAYLHRSAAWLVGGFAALALLLGIIGLYGVIAYSVSQRTREIGVRMALGAARGSVYQLILKEAGRLTVIGIVAGILCSIGAATFIRKLLFGTHSWDITTLAAVSLLLGLAALLASFIPARRAASINPVEALRAE, encoded by the coding sequence ATGAAACGTATACGCGCATGGTTTCTCCGGATCACGGGTATCGTTCCCAAACAGCATCAGGAGCAGGACTTTTCCGACGAGCTCGCCAGTCATCTTCAGATGCACATCGAAGACAACCTGCGCGCCGGGATGACTGCCGAGCAGGCCCGTCGCGAGGCTTACAGCAAACTCGGCGGCGTAGAGCATACGAAGCAGGCTCATCGCGAAGGACGCACCATTCCGTTCATTGATGGCGTCCTTCAGGATCTGCATTACGCCCTCCGACAGTTGCAGCGCAATCCCGGATTTACCGTTACGGCGATGCTAATGCTGTCTTTAGGTATAGGTGCAAGCGTGGCGATCTTCGCCTTCGTCGACGCTGCTCTCCTTAAGCCTCTTCCATATGCCGATCCCACACGCCTGGTAGATGTTGCAGAACGCGGTGCATCCTTCTCGCGCTCCAATCTCTCCTATCAGGACTACGAAGACTGGAAGCGTCTCAATAAATCCTTCTCGTCACTCGACGTCTATAGCGGCGGGGGCTACTTGTATCGCACCTCTTCAGGGGTCGAACCTGTTCCCGCGGCTCGCGTCAGCGATGGATTCTTCCGCACACTAGGCATCCACCCCATGCTCGGGAGGGATTTCTACTCCGGCGAAGATCAGCAGAACGCCGCCGCCACCGTAATCCTCGCTTACAACACATGGATTCAACGCTTCGGAGGACGCAAAGATGTTGTCGGCCAGATCATCTCCCTCGACGGAGTGCCGACAACCGTTATCGGAGTTCTGCCGCCGGATTTTCACTTTGCTCCACGAGGCGCGGCAGAGTTCTGGACAACCACACATCAACACAACGGATGCGAGAAGCGTCGTAGTTGCCACAACCTCTTCGCTGTCGCGCGTCTCAAAGATGGCGTATCTGTTCAAGCCGCTCTCATGGACGTGACTGCTATCGCAAAGCAGCTTGAAATTCAATATCCCGGCTCCAATCGCGATCAGGGAGCCTTTGTTCAGCCTCTGTCGGACCTCATCGTCCAAGACATCCGCCCGATCCTGCTCACTCTGCTTGCAGGATCTGCTTTGTTATTGCTCATCGCCTGCATCAATGTCTCCAGTCTGTTGCTCGTGCGCTCAGAAGGCCGTCGCCGTGAATTTGCTGTGCGTGGAGCACTGGGTGCCGCCCCTATACGCCTCATCCGGCAGTTCATCACCGAAGGTCTCGTGCTCGTTGCCGCGGGAACTGTTGTTGGACTTGCTGCAGGTTACTCCCTTATACGCCTCCTGCTTAGTCTCTTCTCGAAGGACATGCTCTCCAGCATGCCCTATCTCTCCCACCTTGGGTTCACCCCACATATTCTCGGCTTCACCTTGATCATTGCCCTGCTTGCAGCGGGAATCTTCTCGGCCACCCCAGCTCTGCGTCTCCCTACTACAGCCATGCGCGAAGCTCTCAACGACGGCGACCGGGGCTCCGCAGGAACCCTTTGGCGTCGATTCGGAGCTAATCTTGTCGTGCTTGAGCTCGCCATTGCCGTCGTACTCCTTGTCGGAGCTGGACTCCTTGGTAAAAGCTTCTACCGCCTTCTTCACGTTGATCTCGCCTTCGATCCCAACAATCTCGCCACTCTCTTCGTTTCGCTTCCAGCCACTACCTATAACAAAGACGAGCTGATCGTTACCGCTACGCACAAAATTATCGATCAGGTCTCAACTTTCCCTGGCGTCACCTCTGTCGCCATCACCAGCGTTCTTCCGGTCAGCGGCAATGGCAACACAGACTGGATCCGTGTTATTGGCCATCCCTTCCATGGAGAACACAATGAGGTCAACGAACGCGAGATCAGCCCAGACTATTTCAAGACGATCCATGCACAGCTTCTGCGAGGCCGCTTTCTGACGCAGCAGGACGACGCTACACGCCCCCGGGTCACTGTCATTAACAAGGCTTTTGCAGATCGATACTTCCCCGGCGAAGACCCCATTGGCAAAAAATATGGCGGCGGCGATCTCGCACCTGACTCCGTCAAGGAGATCGTGGGTATTGTTGACAATATTCGCGAGAGTGCCCTTAACGAAGATATCTGGCCCGCCGAATACAAGGCTCATAATCAGGACGCCGACGCCTTCTTCGCACTCGTTGTTCGCACTTCAGGCGACGCAAAGTCCATCCTGCCTTCTCTCAGTGCCGCCGTTCATCAAGTCGATCCTGGCATCGGCACATTAAACGAGTTGACCATGCAACAGCGTATCGACGATTCGCAGACAGCTTATCTGCATCGCTCCGCCGCATGGCTGGTCGGAGGCTTCGCCGCTCTCGCGCTTTTGCTTGGCATCATCGGACTTTATGGAGTTATCGCCTATTCAGTCAGCCAGCGCACTCGTGAGATCGGAGTCCGCATGGCGCTTGGAGCCGCACGTGGCTCTGTCTATCAGCTCATCCTTAAGGAGGCTGGACGACTTACTGTTATCGGAATCGTCGCCGGTATTCTGTGCTCCATCGGCGCCGCAACTTTTATAAGGAAGCTGCTCTTCGGCACACACTCTTGGGACATCACGACTCTTGCCGCAGTATCGCTCCTTCTGGGGCTCGCGGCGCTGCTGGCCAGCTTCATTCCTGCCCGTCGTGCGGCCTCAATCAACCCCGTCGAGGCACTCCGAGCCGAATAA
- a CDS encoding flagellar FlbD family protein gives MIELTRLNGSRLSINCDLIKYAESAPDTVLTLVTGEKLVVLEPRSEVMRRALDYRASVLRAAWPEAASALGACSARETQERSTQTSNT, from the coding sequence ATGATCGAACTGACGCGCCTGAACGGCAGCCGACTCAGCATCAACTGCGATCTCATCAAATACGCCGAATCTGCTCCGGACACTGTATTAACACTTGTCACCGGAGAAAAACTGGTCGTCCTCGAACCGCGCAGCGAAGTCATGCGCCGCGCACTGGACTATCGCGCCTCTGTCCTGCGCGCCGCGTGGCCCGAGGCTGCATCCGCTCTCGGCGCATGCAGTGCGAGAGAGACGCAGGAACGCAGCACACAGACTTCTAATACCTAG
- the fliD gene encoding flagellar filament capping protein FliD: MGTVGLNFGAINSGTGIDVAATVSQIIAAEQAVETPWKNQLTTLKAQDTAFSSIGTDLATLSSSLQALTGFSGVFAAKQGASSDTNVIALSSATSTAVAGSHSITVNSLAQTSSMYSGVIANVGDTLSGSLTIQIGSGTAQTITVGSTSNTLSSLAAAINGASIGVRASVIKDTTGSRLSLVSATSGAAGQITLSGSLTDATTGTSVSFQQGQQGQDASLNIDGLDITTASNTVSDVIPGVTFQILAATGSSQPVQVQIANDNSTITQAMSAFVTAYNAVVTDIKTQEGKDANGSAQPLYGDPTLALIQSQLSSGLLGGSASGAITSIGQLGLSIGQNGMLTLDSGQLQSVLNTNFSDVMGYFQNVNSFGQTLNKSLNGLSSTLTSGAIYLALQQNAAQETSLNKNISDQETRIAADKARLTDQLNTANQILQDLPNQINAVNQLYSAVTGYNQQNG, translated from the coding sequence ATGGGCACGGTTGGGCTAAACTTTGGGGCGATCAACAGCGGGACCGGCATCGATGTGGCAGCTACCGTTTCGCAGATTATTGCAGCAGAGCAAGCGGTGGAGACACCGTGGAAAAACCAGCTGACGACTCTGAAAGCGCAGGACACAGCGTTTAGTTCAATCGGCACCGATCTTGCCACACTATCTTCTTCGCTGCAGGCGCTGACTGGATTCAGCGGAGTTTTTGCTGCCAAACAGGGGGCCAGTTCCGATACGAATGTGATTGCACTGAGCTCGGCAACGTCGACTGCCGTGGCGGGCAGCCACTCCATCACCGTGAACTCTCTGGCTCAGACTTCTTCGATGTACTCGGGAGTGATTGCAAATGTCGGCGATACACTTAGCGGGTCGCTCACGATCCAGATTGGCAGCGGTACTGCACAAACGATTACGGTAGGCAGCACCAGCAATACATTGTCCTCGCTGGCGGCAGCCATCAATGGGGCTTCAATTGGTGTGCGCGCAAGTGTGATCAAGGACACGACAGGATCGCGTCTTTCGCTGGTGAGTGCGACGAGCGGAGCTGCGGGGCAGATCACACTCAGCGGATCGCTGACGGATGCAACGACGGGAACATCTGTATCATTTCAGCAAGGACAGCAGGGGCAGGATGCGAGCCTCAATATTGATGGATTAGATATAACGACGGCTTCGAATACGGTCTCGGATGTTATCCCGGGTGTGACCTTTCAGATACTTGCGGCAACAGGCTCATCGCAGCCGGTGCAGGTTCAGATTGCCAACGACAATAGCACGATCACGCAGGCGATGAGTGCGTTTGTTACGGCATACAACGCTGTGGTGACGGATATCAAGACGCAGGAAGGAAAGGATGCCAATGGCAGCGCGCAGCCGTTGTATGGCGATCCTACGTTGGCTCTGATCCAGAGCCAGTTGTCCTCGGGACTGCTTGGCGGCTCCGCCAGCGGCGCGATTACCAGCATTGGGCAGCTGGGGCTTTCGATTGGTCAGAATGGAATGCTTACGCTCGATAGCGGGCAGTTGCAGTCTGTGTTGAATACGAATTTCTCCGATGTGATGGGGTACTTCCAGAACGTCAACAGCTTTGGGCAGACGCTAAACAAGTCTCTGAATGGGTTGAGCAGCACATTGACGTCTGGCGCTATTTATCTTGCCCTGCAGCAGAATGCGGCGCAGGAGACATCCCTGAACAAGAACATCAGCGACCAAGAGACGCGAATTGCTGCCGACAAGGCGCGTCTTACGGACCAATTGAATACAGCGAATCAGATACTTCAGGATCTGCCGAACCAGATCAATGCTGTCAATCAACTCTACAGCGCGGTGACGGGCTACAACCAGCAGAACGGATAA
- a CDS encoding ABC transporter ATP-binding protein, giving the protein MMDRLKPLNPYLKRYWKSLAWGGIAVIFYNTLKVLVPIVIGHAIDDLQHGITQQKILFHALRLLLVASLSAVFLYTTRQVIIGASREIEFDLRNDLFANLERQSPEFYHTHRTGDIMARTTNDLNAVRQLLGPAIMYSANTLVFTCAALPFMYRISPKLTFFAFVPLPAASVLVQYFGNRIHRRFERIQAMFSDISAKAQENFSGARLIRAFAQEEAEVASFEEANHEYIRRSLHLVRLMAMLWPTLEFVLGLSLMITLLVGGHQVVRHQITLGQFASFNVYMVQLIWPIIAIGWVVNLFQRGTASVVRIDELLRQQPSIADDPTLLACQPQRGTDYVEPIANSKHLERCSIQGSIELRNLTFAYPGGPTVLDGIHLSIPAGSSLAIVGPTGSGKSTLVSLIPRLQDAAPGMVLIDGEPIRSFPLADLRANIGYVPQETFLFSDTIRQNISFGTPQATDEQIQTAAGIAHIRTEILEFPRGFDTMVGERGVTLSGGQKQRTAIARAVIRNPRILILDDALASVDTYTEEQILSGLAKVMQKRTTIFISHRISTARNADQIAVLVHGRIAELGTHDELIARNGYYTSLYEKQRLEEELSVAI; this is encoded by the coding sequence ATGATGGATCGGCTGAAGCCCCTCAATCCTTATCTCAAGCGTTATTGGAAATCCCTTGCCTGGGGTGGCATCGCCGTCATCTTCTACAACACACTCAAAGTGCTCGTTCCTATCGTCATCGGCCATGCCATCGATGATTTGCAACATGGGATTACGCAGCAAAAGATTCTCTTCCATGCACTCCGCCTCCTGCTCGTAGCATCACTCTCCGCCGTCTTCCTCTACACCACGCGCCAGGTCATTATCGGCGCATCGCGCGAGATTGAGTTCGACCTCCGCAACGATCTCTTCGCCAACCTCGAACGCCAATCGCCTGAGTTCTACCATACGCATCGCACGGGCGACATCATGGCCCGCACTACGAATGACCTGAATGCCGTACGCCAGCTTCTGGGTCCCGCAATTATGTACAGCGCCAATACGCTCGTCTTCACCTGCGCTGCGCTGCCCTTCATGTACCGCATCAGCCCCAAGCTCACCTTCTTCGCCTTCGTGCCGCTGCCCGCCGCATCCGTTCTCGTTCAGTACTTCGGCAATCGCATTCATCGGCGGTTCGAGCGCATTCAGGCAATGTTCTCTGACATCTCCGCCAAGGCGCAGGAGAATTTCTCCGGCGCTCGCCTGATCCGCGCCTTCGCGCAGGAAGAAGCCGAGGTTGCCTCATTTGAAGAAGCCAACCACGAATACATCCGCCGATCGCTCCATCTTGTCCGCCTGATGGCCATGCTCTGGCCAACGCTCGAATTCGTGCTCGGCCTTTCGCTGATGATTACGCTTCTGGTCGGTGGACATCAGGTTGTGCGACACCAGATAACACTCGGCCAATTTGCCAGCTTCAACGTCTACATGGTTCAGCTCATCTGGCCCATCATCGCTATCGGCTGGGTCGTCAACCTCTTTCAGCGCGGCACTGCATCCGTCGTGCGCATTGATGAATTACTAAGGCAACAACCCTCCATCGCCGACGATCCCACTCTTCTTGCTTGCCAACCGCAGCGCGGTACGGACTACGTCGAACCCATTGCAAACTCGAAGCATCTTGAACGGTGTTCCATCCAGGGCAGCATCGAACTTCGTAATCTCACCTTCGCCTATCCTGGCGGCCCTACCGTTCTCGACGGCATCCATTTGAGTATTCCTGCGGGATCATCACTCGCAATCGTCGGCCCAACAGGCTCCGGCAAATCGACACTGGTTTCGCTGATCCCTCGTCTTCAGGATGCTGCGCCCGGCATGGTGCTCATCGACGGAGAACCGATCCGCTCCTTCCCACTCGCCGACCTGCGCGCAAATATCGGCTACGTGCCGCAAGAGACCTTTCTCTTCTCCGACACCATCCGCCAGAACATCAGCTTTGGCACACCTCAAGCTACAGACGAGCAGATCCAAACCGCCGCAGGTATCGCCCACATTCGCACTGAAATTTTAGAATTCCCACGCGGCTTCGACACGATGGTCGGCGAGCGGGGTGTCACTCTGTCCGGCGGCCAAAAGCAACGTACAGCTATTGCGCGTGCCGTCATCCGCAATCCCCGTATCCTCATTCTCGATGATGCACTCGCCTCGGTCGACACCTATACTGAAGAGCAGATTCTCTCTGGGCTCGCGAAGGTCATGCAAAAGCGAACAACAATCTTCATTTCGCATCGCATCTCAACCGCTCGCAACGCAGACCAGATCGCTGTCCTTGTACACGGACGCATCGCCGAGCTGGGAACTCACGACGAGCTCATCGCACGGAATGGCTACTACACCAGCCTCTACGAAAAACAACGTCTCGAAGAAGAGCTTTCCGTAGCAATTTAA
- a CDS encoding flagellin: MSLGVLNNISAIYAQTNLNQTQASLQNTLTQLSSGSRINSGADDAAGLALADGLHANVAALTQSSQNASAGVGLLQTADGALAQVTNLLNRAITLATEAANGTLNTNQVSSADQEYQNILTEIANIGTTTNYNGQNVFSATPVKIFVSDGTSSGSSTFNETIGVLTKASVGTTSAGAGADLTTNATLDATTATNILTTLTSAVQNVAYQRGTIGANINQLNAASNVASSQSVNLSSAENNIRATNFGQATSDMAKYKVLSQTGIAALSQANAVQQDVLKLLQ; the protein is encoded by the coding sequence ATGTCCTTGGGTGTATTGAATAACATTTCGGCAATCTACGCGCAGACTAACCTGAACCAGACCCAGGCGAGCCTGCAGAACACACTCACGCAGCTCTCTTCCGGTTCGCGCATTAACAGCGGTGCGGACGACGCGGCAGGCCTTGCGCTGGCCGACGGACTGCATGCGAACGTTGCGGCTCTTACGCAGTCGTCACAGAATGCCAGCGCGGGCGTCGGTCTGCTGCAGACTGCAGATGGCGCTCTGGCGCAGGTGACCAACCTGCTCAACCGCGCGATTACGCTGGCGACCGAGGCTGCCAACGGCACGCTGAACACCAATCAGGTCAGCTCGGCCGACCAGGAGTACCAGAACATCCTGACCGAGATCGCCAACATCGGTACCACGACGAACTACAACGGCCAGAACGTTTTTTCGGCGACTCCGGTCAAGATCTTCGTCAGCGACGGTACTTCGTCGGGATCAAGCACCTTCAACGAGACCATCGGCGTGCTGACCAAGGCGAGCGTTGGTACGACCTCGGCTGGTGCAGGGGCTGACCTGACGACCAACGCCACACTGGATGCGACGACCGCCACCAACATCCTTACCACGCTCACCTCGGCAGTACAGAATGTCGCCTATCAGCGCGGTACGATCGGTGCCAACATCAACCAGCTCAATGCGGCTTCGAACGTGGCGAGCTCACAGTCGGTCAACCTGTCCTCGGCAGAGAACAATATCCGCGCTACGAACTTTGGCCAGGCGACCAGCGATATGGCGAAGTACAAGGTACTGAGCCAGACGGGCATTGCTGCTCTCTCCCAGGCAAATGCTGTGCAGCAGGATGTGCTGAAGCTGCTGCAGTAG
- the lptG gene encoding LPS export ABC transporter permease LptG — MRIFTRYILREVISHALLGGVLFTFVLFMRDLGHILELVVRNSASFTDVLRIFAYLLPNFLIVTIPMAVLVGILLGLSRLASDSEITAMRASGMGALDFVRIVSIFASVALALGLFNSLYLAPHSAAATLQLEESIRNAQASFEVQPRVFYEDFRNYVLYIQDVRPASGAALWRHVFLADLTQPANPNITTADQAIVVSGDSQTIRLHLLNGGRHETSTNDPNQYNISTFASTDLPIQTEAQEDTHLGRSDTPILALPLSELWRRANAPDNNIPGHPARTYRIEVNKRFSYPFACLVLMLVGVPLGLSSKRGGKSTGFVLTILLVFVYYFLSSVGIAFAKTGKLSPFLGVWGANLLFAAAGALLLYQMSRGGIALSLISSLGVSLNKLTTRLFRGRGTSTSSFNIATALRRFRSIFRLQFPLLLDDYVMREYATNFALVLFSFSTLFIIFTFFELIGDIIRNRTPLVTVGDYLINLIPYIIYSVTPLCCLVAVLVTFGALSRSSELTAMKATGISLYRIVTPVLITTLLIAGGLFAFDELYLPAANRRQEALRSVIKNKPAQTFLRPDRKWMSGQSGPSGSPARIFYYQFFDANKNVFANLTVFEFDPATFALQRRIFASSAHWNDRVNQWVFENGWQRTFQGETIASYQPFTLTAFPEIHEQPSYFVKEDRPSQEMSYSELSHYIADLKQSGFDTKRLGVQLNRKLAYPLITLVMAILAIPFALSMGKRGSLAGIATAIGLAIAYWVVDGLFQAMGNVNTLPAVLAAWTPDLLFGIAGTYLLLRSPT, encoded by the coding sequence ATGCGTATCTTTACACGCTACATTCTCCGCGAAGTCATCTCTCACGCACTGCTTGGCGGAGTTCTCTTCACCTTCGTGCTCTTCATGCGCGATCTCGGGCACATTCTTGAGCTGGTTGTCCGCAACTCCGCATCTTTTACCGATGTTCTCCGCATCTTTGCGTACCTACTGCCCAACTTCCTGATCGTTACCATTCCAATGGCAGTGTTGGTCGGCATTCTGCTTGGCCTCTCGCGCCTCGCTTCCGACTCAGAGATCACCGCCATGCGTGCTTCGGGCATGGGAGCGCTCGACTTCGTCCGTATCGTTTCCATCTTCGCCTCTGTCGCGCTCGCTCTCGGCCTATTCAATTCACTCTATCTTGCACCGCACTCGGCCGCCGCGACACTGCAGCTTGAGGAATCGATCCGAAACGCGCAGGCATCTTTTGAAGTCCAGCCACGCGTCTTCTACGAAGACTTCCGTAACTATGTTCTCTACATCCAGGACGTGCGCCCCGCCTCCGGTGCCGCTCTCTGGCGTCACGTCTTCCTCGCCGATCTCACACAACCCGCGAACCCAAACATCACAACAGCCGACCAGGCCATCGTCGTCAGCGGGGACTCGCAGACGATCCGCCTTCATCTCCTCAACGGCGGACGCCACGAGACCTCAACCAACGATCCCAATCAGTACAACATTTCCACCTTTGCCTCGACCGATCTTCCCATCCAGACTGAAGCCCAGGAAGACACGCACCTTGGGCGCTCCGATACCCCCATCCTGGCGCTTCCTCTCTCCGAGCTCTGGCGACGCGCCAACGCACCCGATAACAATATCCCCGGCCACCCCGCACGCACTTATCGGATCGAGGTAAACAAGCGCTTTTCCTATCCATTTGCCTGCCTTGTGCTGATGCTGGTCGGCGTCCCCCTGGGCCTCTCCTCAAAGCGCGGAGGCAAATCGACTGGTTTCGTACTGACCATCCTTCTTGTCTTCGTCTATTACTTTCTATCTTCCGTTGGTATAGCTTTCGCGAAGACAGGCAAGCTCTCTCCCTTCCTGGGGGTATGGGGAGCCAATCTCCTCTTTGCTGCAGCAGGTGCTCTTCTGCTCTACCAGATGTCGCGTGGAGGCATTGCTCTTAGCCTTATATCTTCTCTCGGCGTATCACTGAACAAGTTAACGACTCGCCTCTTTCGTGGACGTGGCACCTCTACCAGTTCCTTCAACATTGCAACGGCCCTGCGCCGGTTTCGCAGCATCTTTCGGCTACAATTCCCTCTTCTGCTCGACGACTATGTTATGCGCGAGTACGCCACCAACTTCGCCCTGGTGCTGTTCTCTTTCTCGACACTCTTCATCATCTTTACTTTCTTCGAGTTGATTGGCGACATCATCCGCAACCGCACACCGCTTGTCACCGTTGGCGACTATCTGATCAACCTCATCCCGTACATCATCTATAGCGTTACACCCCTTTGCTGTCTCGTTGCCGTACTCGTTACCTTCGGCGCTCTCAGCCGCTCGTCGGAGCTAACCGCAATGAAGGCAACGGGCATCAGTCTCTACCGCATTGTCACGCCGGTCCTCATAACCACATTGCTGATTGCTGGCGGGCTCTTCGCCTTCGACGAGCTCTATCTCCCGGCCGCCAATCGTCGCCAGGAGGCCCTTCGCTCCGTCATCAAGAACAAGCCCGCGCAGACCTTCCTTCGTCCAGATCGTAAGTGGATGTCCGGTCAGTCCGGCCCATCAGGCAGTCCCGCGCGCATCTTTTACTATCAGTTCTTTGATGCCAATAAAAATGTCTTCGCCAATCTGACTGTCTTCGAGTTCGATCCCGCCACCTTCGCATTACAGCGCCGCATCTTCGCCTCATCCGCGCACTGGAATGATCGCGTTAACCAATGGGTCTTCGAAAATGGCTGGCAACGCACCTTCCAGGGTGAGACCATCGCGTCCTACCAGCCATTCACACTCACAGCTTTTCCTGAGATTCACGAGCAGCCGTCCTACTTCGTCAAAGAAGACCGCCCCTCACAGGAAATGAGTTACAGCGAGCTGTCACACTACATCGCCGACCTCAAGCAATCCGGCTTCGACACCAAGCGTCTCGGCGTACAGCTTAACCGCAAGCTTGCCTACCCACTTATCACACTCGTCATGGCCATACTTGCGATTCCATTTGCGCTCTCAATGGGCAAACGAGGCTCTTTGGCCGGCATCGCTACCGCCATCGGGCTGGCCATCGCCTACTGGGTTGTCGACGGACTCTTCCAGGCTATGGGCAATGTCAATACGCTGCCTGCCGTCCTCGCGGCCTGGACTCCCGATCTCCTCTTCGGCATTGCCGGTACCTACCTGTTGCTGCGATCTCCTACGTAA
- the fliS gene encoding flagellar export chaperone FliS yields the protein MMTNYQEQSLAGATGVELVVALYNGLVRFLYQALACIDEGDIRGRRISVKKALDIVMYLQARLRLDLGGETAASLSDFYAAIFTMTLEASHEDSHDKMEEVIQCVRSVREAWIIAARDPEAGRVLPRELRTQEERFLAPAVVEAVGEPASAGWSA from the coding sequence ATGATGACGAACTATCAGGAGCAATCGCTGGCTGGAGCTACAGGAGTAGAGCTTGTGGTGGCCTTGTATAACGGGCTTGTGCGGTTTCTCTACCAGGCGCTTGCATGTATCGACGAAGGCGACATACGTGGTCGGCGGATTTCAGTGAAGAAGGCGTTGGATATCGTGATGTATCTGCAGGCACGCCTGCGCCTTGATCTTGGCGGAGAGACGGCGGCATCGCTAAGTGACTTCTATGCTGCGATTTTCACGATGACGCTGGAAGCTTCGCACGAGGATTCGCACGACAAGATGGAAGAGGTGATCCAGTGCGTGCGGAGTGTGCGCGAGGCATGGATTATCGCTGCACGCGATCCTGAGGCTGGCCGTGTTCTTCCCCGTGAGTTGAGAACGCAGGAGGAGCGATTTCTTGCTCCGGCTGTCGTGGAAGCCGTGGGAGAACCTGCGTCTGCAGGCTGGTCTGCATAA